AAGCTGAAAAGCACCTATGCCGACGGTCTGCTGAAGGTCATCGACGCCGACGGCCGCATCCGCACCAGCTTCCAGATGACGGTAACGGCCACCGGCCGCTTGTCCTCCACGGAGCCCAACCTCCAGAACATCCCCACCCGCACGGAGCTGGGCAGCCAGATGCGCCGGATGTTCGTGGCGGCGCCGGGGAATCTGCTGGTGGATGCCGACTACTCCCAGATCGAGCTGCGGCTGCTGGCTCACATCTCCGGCGACGAGGTGATGCAGCAGGCCTTCCGTTCCGGGGAGGACTTCCATACCCTCACCGCCTCCAAGGTGTTCCACGTACCGCCGGAGGAGGTGACTCACCAGATGCGCTCACGGGCCAAGGCCGTGAACTTCGGCATCGTCTACGGCATTTCCCCCTTCTCCCTGTCTCAGGATATCGGCGTCACCGTGGCCGAGGCCAAGGAGTATATGGAGCGCTACTTCGCCACCTACACCGGCGTCCGCCGGTATATGACGGAGGTGGTGGAGCAGGCCCGGCAGCAGGGCTACGTCGCCACTCTCTTCGGGCGGCGTCGGGCGCTGCCGGAGCTGAAGAGCTCTAACTTCAACCTCCGCTCCTTCGGGGAGCGGGTGGCGCTGAATATGCCCATTCAGGGTACGGCAGCGGACATCATGAAGCTGGCCATGATCCGGGTGGAGCATCGGCTCTCCGGCGAGGGTCTGGCCGCCCGGCTCATCATGCAGGTCCACGATGAACTCATCGTGGAGTGTCCGGCAGCGGAGGCCCCCCGTGTCGAGGCCCTTTTACAAGAGGAAATGCAGGGTGTCGCCCAGCTGTCCGTCCCCCTGCCCGCCGATGCCCACAGCGGCCCCGACTGGCTCTCCGCCAAGGGCTGAACAATTTGACAGATATCGAGGTCATCCTATGAACAACATCAAGATCGTACCCATGAACGCCGACCATCTGGAGTCGCTGGAGCGACTGGAGCGCATCTGCTTCTCCCGCCCCTGGTCCCGGAAGATGCTGGCGGAGGAGCTGGAAAACCAGTGCGCTGCCTTTCTGGTGGCGGAGGACGCCGTCACCGGCGACGTGCTGGGCTATACCGGGCTGCTGGTGGCTGCCGACGAGGGCTATATCACCAACGTGGCGGTGTTCCCGGAACAGCGCCGCCGGGGCATCGCCGGGCAGCTGCTGCAGGTCTTTCTCAACTTCGCTGAGGCCAACCATCTGGCCTTTCTGACGTTGGAGGTACGCCCCTCCAACACCGCCGCCATCGCCCTGTATCAGGGCTTCGACTTTCAGGAGGCTGGCCGCCGCAAGAACTACTATGACCTCCCCAAGGAGGATGCCCTGATCCTCACCCGGCGTTTTGACGAGGAGGCGGCACAATGAACATTCTGGCCTTTGAATCCTCCTGCGACGAGACTGCCGTGGCAGTGGTGCGGGACGGACGCACGGTCCTCTCCGACGCCATCCTCTCTCAGGCGGATATGCACGCCCTCTACGGCGGCGTCGTGCCGGAGATCGCCTCCCGCAAGCACGTGGAGGCCATTGCCGGCCTGACGGATCAGGCGCTGTCCGATGCCGGGCTCACCAAGAGCGACGTGGACGCCGTGGCCGTCACCTATGCCCCCGGCCTCATCGGCGCCGTGCTGGTGGGGGTCAGCTTCGCCAAGTCCGTGGCCTATGCGCTGGACGTGCCGCTGATCCCGGTCCACCACGTCCGTGGCCACATTGCCGCCAACTATCTGGCCTTCCCGGAGCTGGAGCCACCCTTTCTGGCGCTGGCCATCTCCGGCGGCAACACCCTCATCGTAGATGTCCGGGACTATACGGACATGGCGATCTTAGGGGCCACACGGGACGACGCTGCCGGTGAGTGCTTCGACAAGGCGGCCCGTGTGCTGGGCCTGCCCTACCCCGGCGGCAAGCCCATGGATGCTCTGGCCCAGCAGTCCCCCGGCGGCAAGTATACCCTGCCTCGTGTCCATGTGGAGGGAGCGGAACTGGATATGAGTTTTTCGGGTCTGAAAACGGCGGTGGTGAATCTGGCCCACAATGCCCAGCAAAAGGGCGAGCCTCTGGATGCTGCGGCGCTGGCCCGTGACTTCACACAGGCCGTCAGCGACGAGCTGGTCCCCCGTGCCATGGAGGCCGCCCGCCGTACCGGACGGCGCACCATCGTGGCCGCCGGAGGCGTGGCCGCCAACTCCATCATCCGGGGCGATCTGGAGCGGGCCTGCCGTCAGGCGGGCTGCCGGCTGTACCTGCCGCCTCTGCGGCTGTGCGGCGATAACGGGGCTATGATCGGCGCACAGGGCTACTATGAGTATCTGGCGGGACATACGGCGGATCTCTCCCTGAACGCCTACGCCACACGGGATCTGGATCGTGGATAAAATTGCACGAAAGGGAGCGACCTCTGTATGGCCGCTCCCCTTCTTTTCGGCTCTCTCCAAGTTATGGTAACTCCCCGTCTACTCACAGGAAAAACGCCTTTACATTTTTACATTATGTAAATTATATTCACCTTTCTGTTCCGGTGTAAAACTGCGTTTGCGCCCTGTGGAAAAACCGGTGCATAATGTGGAAAACCTTTTTCCGACAAGGTTTTTTCCGGTGTGGAAAAGTCTGTGGATAATGTGAATAACTCTTTGTAAAGGTTTATTTACAAATGAATTATGTAAAACTCAGGCGAATCCTCCCCCATCCTGTCGCCGTGTAAAAAAGTCCGGTTTTTCATGGATTCTCTCCTCTTTTCCGCACCATTTTCCAAAGGGGCTTTTGGGGTGTTTTGGACGGGCTTTGTGGATTCTGTACGCACCGGGGTTTCTTTTGTCGCAAAACTTTGGTGCCGATTACGTTATGTATTATTCACCCCGGAATTTTTAGTTGACAAATCCCCGAAAATGTGGCACAATACAAGGCGTGGCTGTGCCCTGCGTGCGGTGCAGTATATAGCCCCACCCTCCTATTTTGCTTGTGTGGCTCAGTTGGTAGAGCAGCTCACTCGTAATGAGCAGGTCGCCGGTTCGAGTCCGGCCACAAGCTCCAAAAGAAGGCATCTGTCCAAATGCAGATGCCTTCTTTTTATATTCTCTTTTGGCTGCAACCTATGCAGCAAGAAGCCCCCGGCCACTGGCCGGGGACTTCTTATTCGCTTTAGGTTACGCCTTGCGCTTCTTGCCCACCAGAGCAGCGCCCAGCAGAGTGGTCATGCACATGACCGTCAGCCACAGCGCCACACCGGCATCGCCGGTAGCGGGCTTATCAGGCTGCTCCGGCTGAGAGGGCTTTTCAGCATCCTTCTTCAGCTGGGCCAGCTTCGCCTCGGCGCCCAGCAGGGTCTGGTAGTTCCCCACCTGCTCCTTCTGTGCGTCGGTCAGAGCATCATAAGCATCACGGGCAGCCTTGATAGCCTCCTCGCTGTCGAGGGTCACCGTGCCGATGGCATCGATCAGCTTCTCCACAGCGTCGGCAGCCTTCAGATCAGCCAGCTTGGCCTCGGCGTCCAGCAGGGTCTGGTAGTTCCCCACCAGTTCCTTCTGGGCATCGGTCAGAGCATCATAAGCGTCACGGGCAGCCTTGATAGCCTCCTCGCTGTCGAGGGTCACCGTACCGATGGCATCGATCAGCTTCTCCACAGCGTCGACAGCCTTCAGATCAGCCAGCTTGGCCTCGGCGTCCAGCAGGGTCTGGTAGTTCCCCACCAGTTCCTTCTGGGCATCGGTCAGAGCATCATAAGCGTCACGGGCAGCCTTGATAGCCTCCTCGCTGTCGAGGGTCACCGTACCGATGGCATCGATCAGCTTCTCCACAGCGTCGACAGCCTTCAGGTCGGCCAGCTTGGCCTCGGCGTCCAGCAGGGTCTGGTAGTTCCCCACCTGAGCCTTCTGCTCCTCGGTCAGAGCATCATAAGCACCACGGGCAGCCTTGATAGCCTCCTCGCTGTCGAGGGTCACCGTACCGATAGCATCGATCAGCTTCTCCA
The genomic region above belongs to Vescimonas coprocola and contains:
- the rimI gene encoding ribosomal protein S18-alanine N-acetyltransferase, whose translation is MNNIKIVPMNADHLESLERLERICFSRPWSRKMLAEELENQCAAFLVAEDAVTGDVLGYTGLLVAADEGYITNVAVFPEQRRRGIAGQLLQVFLNFAEANHLAFLTLEVRPSNTAAIALYQGFDFQEAGRRKNYYDLPKEDALILTRRFDEEAAQ
- the tsaD gene encoding tRNA (adenosine(37)-N6)-threonylcarbamoyltransferase complex transferase subunit TsaD, translating into MNILAFESSCDETAVAVVRDGRTVLSDAILSQADMHALYGGVVPEIASRKHVEAIAGLTDQALSDAGLTKSDVDAVAVTYAPGLIGAVLVGVSFAKSVAYALDVPLIPVHHVRGHIAANYLAFPELEPPFLALAISGGNTLIVDVRDYTDMAILGATRDDAAGECFDKAARVLGLPYPGGKPMDALAQQSPGGKYTLPRVHVEGAELDMSFSGLKTAVVNLAHNAQQKGEPLDAAALARDFTQAVSDELVPRAMEAARRTGRRTIVAAGGVAANSIIRGDLERACRQAGCRLYLPPLRLCGDNGAMIGAQGYYEYLAGHTADLSLNAYATRDLDRG